A genomic region of Lonchura striata isolate bLonStr1 chromosome 8, bLonStr1.mat, whole genome shotgun sequence contains the following coding sequences:
- the CXCR4 gene encoding C-X-C chemokine receptor type 4, whose product MALSMDSSLDSLDLSSGLLIELSENGTDEIGSGDYGEYNEPCYQIENADFNRIFLPTIYSIIFLTGIIGNGLVIIVMGYQKKQRSMTDKYRLHLSVADLLFVITLPFWSVDAAISWYFGNVLCKAVHVIYTVNLYSSVLILAFISLDRYLAIVHATNSQRPRKLLAEKVVYVGVWLPALLLTVPDLIFASTSEVEGKYLCDRMYPHENWLISFRFQHILVGLVLPGLIILTCYCIIISKLSHSKGHQKRKALKTTVILILAFFACWLPYYIGISIDTFILLGVIRHRCSLETIVHKWISITEALAFFHCCLNPILYAFLGAKFKTSAQNALTSVSRGSSLKILSKGKRAGHSSVSTESESSSFHSS is encoded by the exons ATGGCTCTGAGCATGGACAGCAGCCTCGACAGCCTGGAT ctgtcaTCTGGGTTATTAATTGAACTTTCTGAAAATGGCACAGATGAGATTGGTTCGGGTGATTATGGAGAGTACAATGAGCCATGCTATCAAATTGAGAATGCCGATTTTAATCGGATCTTCTTGCCAACGATCTACTCCATCATCTTCCTAACCGGAATAATTGGGAATGGATTGGTTATTATTGTTATGGGCTACCAGAAGAAACAAAGAAGCATGACTGATAAATACAGACTGCACCTCTCTGTGGCTGACCTCCTTTTTGTCATCACCTTGCCATTCTGGTCTGTGGATGCAGCCATAAGCTGGTACTTCGGGAATGTTCTGTGCAAGGCAGTTCATGTCATTTACACAGTCAACCTCTATAGCAGTGTCTTGATTTTGGCCTTCATAAGTTTAGATCGTTACCTGGCAATAGTCCACGCCACCAACAGCCAGCGCCCCCGAAAGCTGTTGGCTGAGAAGGTGGTGTATGTAGGCGTGTGGCTGCCAGCTTTGCTTCTGACAGTGCCCGATTTAATTTTCGCCAGTACCAGTGAAGTAGAAGGAAAGTATCTCTGTGATCGCATGTACCCTCATGAAAACTGGCTGATCTCCTTCAGATTCCAGCATATCTTGGTAGGACTTGTCTTGCCTGGTCTAATAATTCTGACTTGCTACTGTATTATCATATCCAAGCTGTCACACTCCAAAGGCCACCAGAAGCGCAAAGCCTTGAAGACCACTGTTATCCTCATCCTTGCCTTCTTTGCCTGCTGGCTTCCATATTATATTGGCATCAGCATTGACACCTTCATCTTGCTGGGAGTCATCAGACACCGCTGCAGCTTGGAGACCATAGTGCATAAATGGATCTCCATTACGGAAGCCCTGGCATTCTTCCACTGCTGCCTGAATCCAATTCTGTATGCCTTCTTGGGTGCCAAGTTCAAAACATCAGCTCAAAATGCCTTGACATCAGTTAGCAGAGGATCAAGCCTCAAGATTCTTTCAAAAGGCAAACGTGCAGGACATTCTTCTGTTTCTACAGAGTCGGAGTCTTCGAGTTTCCATTCCAGCTAA